One window from the genome of Oryctolagus cuniculus chromosome 1, mOryCun1.1, whole genome shotgun sequence encodes:
- the LOC100008830 gene encoding procathepsin L isoform X1 — translation MNPSFLLAAVCWGIASAIPKFDQNLDTQWYQWKATHKRLYGLNEEGWRRAVWEKNMRMIELHNGEYSQGKHGFTMGMNAYGDMTNEEFRQVMNGFQNQKHKKGKMFRDPLLLQYPKSVDWREKGYVTPVKNQGQCGSCWAFSATGALEGQMFQKTGKLISLSEQNLVDCSHPQGNQGCNGGLMDYAFQYVKDNSGLDSEESYPYEGMDGTCKYKPECSVANDTGFVDIPGHEKALLRAVATVGPISAAIDAGHMSFQFYKSGIYYDPDCSSKDLDHGILVVGYGFEGTNSNATKYWLVKNSWGTTWGDEGYVKIIRDKDNHCGIATAASYPTV, via the exons ATGAAtccttcatttctcctggctGCCGTTTGCTGGGGAATAGCTTCAGCTATCCCAAAATTTGATCAAAATTTAGACACACAATGGTACCAGTGGAAGGCAACGCACAAGAGACTGTATGGCCTG AATGAAGAAGGATGGAGGAGAGCCGTGTGGGAGAAGAACATGAGAATGATTGAGCTGCATAACGGGGAGTACAGCCAAGGGAAACATGGCTTCACCATGGGGATGAACGCCTACGGCGACATG ACCAATGAAGAATTCAGGCAAGTGATGAATGGCTTTCAAAACCAGAAACACAAGAAGGGGAAAATGTTTCGTGACCCTCTGTTGCTTCAGTACCCCAAATCTGTGGATTGGAGAGAGAAAGGCTATGTGACTCCGGTGAAGAATCAG GGCCAGTGTGGTTCTTGTTGGGCTTTCAGTGCCACTGGAGCCCTCGAAGGGCAGATGTTCCAGAAGACGGGGAAACTCATCTCCCTGAGCGAGCAGAACCTCGTGGACTGCTCTCACCCTCAGGGCAACCAGGGTTGCAATGGTGGCCTCATGGACTACGCCTTCCAGTACGTTAAGGACAACAGCGGCCTGGACTCAGAGGAATCCTACCCGTATGAAGGAATG GATGGAACCTGTAAGTACAAGCCTGAATGTTCTGTGGCTAATGACACTGGCTTCGTGGACATCCCTGGGCATGAGAAGGCCCTCCTGAGGGCCGTGGCCACGGTGGGGCCCATCTCTGCTGCTATTGACGCAGGCCATATGTCCTTCCAGTTCTATAAATCAG GCATTTATTATGATCCAGACTGCAGCAGCAAAGATCTTGACCATGGTATTTTGGTGGTTGGCTATGGCTTTGAAGGAACAAATTCAAATGCCACTAAATATTGGCTTGTGAAGAACAG CTGGGGTACAACCTGGGGCGACGAAGGCTATGTGAAGATCATCAGAGACAAGGACAACCACTGTGGGATTGCCACGGCAGCTAGCTATCCCACGGTGTGA
- the LOC100008830 gene encoding procathepsin L isoform X2, giving the protein MNPSFLLAAVCWGIASAIPKFDQNLDTQWYQWKATHKRLYGLNEEGWRRAVWEKNMRMIELHNGEYSQGKHGFTMGMNAYGDMTNEEFRQVMNGFQNQKHKKGKMFRDPLLLQYPKSVDWREKGYVTPVKNQGQCGSCWAFSATGALEGQMFQKTGKLISLSEQNLVDCSHPQGNQGCNGGLMDYAFQYVKDNSGLDSEESYPYEGMDGTCKYKPECSVANDTGFVDIPGHEKALLRAVATVGPISAAIDAGHMSFQFYKSAGVQPGATKAM; this is encoded by the exons ATGAAtccttcatttctcctggctGCCGTTTGCTGGGGAATAGCTTCAGCTATCCCAAAATTTGATCAAAATTTAGACACACAATGGTACCAGTGGAAGGCAACGCACAAGAGACTGTATGGCCTG AATGAAGAAGGATGGAGGAGAGCCGTGTGGGAGAAGAACATGAGAATGATTGAGCTGCATAACGGGGAGTACAGCCAAGGGAAACATGGCTTCACCATGGGGATGAACGCCTACGGCGACATG ACCAATGAAGAATTCAGGCAAGTGATGAATGGCTTTCAAAACCAGAAACACAAGAAGGGGAAAATGTTTCGTGACCCTCTGTTGCTTCAGTACCCCAAATCTGTGGATTGGAGAGAGAAAGGCTATGTGACTCCGGTGAAGAATCAG GGCCAGTGTGGTTCTTGTTGGGCTTTCAGTGCCACTGGAGCCCTCGAAGGGCAGATGTTCCAGAAGACGGGGAAACTCATCTCCCTGAGCGAGCAGAACCTCGTGGACTGCTCTCACCCTCAGGGCAACCAGGGTTGCAATGGTGGCCTCATGGACTACGCCTTCCAGTACGTTAAGGACAACAGCGGCCTGGACTCAGAGGAATCCTACCCGTATGAAGGAATG GATGGAACCTGTAAGTACAAGCCTGAATGTTCTGTGGCTAATGACACTGGCTTCGTGGACATCCCTGGGCATGAGAAGGCCCTCCTGAGGGCCGTGGCCACGGTGGGGCCCATCTCTGCTGCTATTGACGCAGGCCATATGTCCTTCCAGTTCTATAAATCAG CTGGGGTACAACCTGGGGCGACGAAGGCTATGTGA